In the genome of Cryptomeria japonica chromosome 8, Sugi_1.0, whole genome shotgun sequence, one region contains:
- the LOC131857824 gene encoding uncharacterized protein LOC131857824 gives MQIGFLGLLNRVLGLYCGILTPQMNNISGLQNNVSGVQSSVSSLQSSIVGFAATYFAVKDQSHKLVSSLNNSVPGLSVSVSGWYSSVPSLNNNVPGLSNNVSGEYSSIFGKSVRVSCPNNNVSGPNNIISGQFCSIFGLSVRVSGQYSRVPSHFSSVSGRVTPAGPLVPKSPPGRAL, from the exons aTGCAGATTGGCTTTCTTGGGCTCCTGAATcgcgttcttggtctctattgtggcaTTCTGACGCCTCAAATG AACAACATTTCTGGTTTGCAGAAcaacgtttctggtgtgcagagcagtgTTTCTAGTTTGCAgagcagc attgttggttttgcagctACTTATTTCGCTGTGAAAGATCAGAGTCATAAACT AGTTTCTAGTCTAAACAACAGCGTTCCTGGTCTGTCGGTTAGCGTTTCTGGTTGGTATAGTAGCGTTCCTAGTCTAAACAACAACGTTCCTGGTCTGTCAAACAACGTTTCTGGTGagtatagtagcatttttggtaagtCTGTTAGAGTTTCTTGTCCAAACAACAATGTTTCTGGTCCAAACAACATCATTTCTGGTCAGTTTTGCAGCATTTTTGGTTTGTCTGTCAgagtttctggtcagtatagcagagttcctAGTCATTTTAGTagcgtttctg GTAGAGTAACACCAGCTGGTCCCCTGGTACCTAAGTCTCCACCTGGGAgagctctctga